The following coding sequences lie in one Fusarium poae strain DAOMC 252244 chromosome 1, whole genome shotgun sequence genomic window:
- a CDS encoding hypothetical protein (SECRETED:SignalP(1-19)) translates to MKFSTITSLFLANAGLSLAAPSKTLVKATAIEAMMGDNGITTPLPIQPGMVDNCDLFHYVKKDTGCLQIATQYGITFEQFKEWNPTVGDDCLYLWADANVCVRTIGYVYPVSVACFGSRDVLPWGKNKAAALTAAHDWCYTKTTTGLYDLYETRTGCINAPSGQGKFEFEISTNHGRKIGLTSSKCETFIDLGINGCPEGAQTNTEGWSMETTFKTGKCKA, encoded by the exons ATGAAGTTTTCTACTATCACATCACTCTTCCTCGCCAATGCTGGCCTTTCTCTCGCTGCTCCCAGCAAAACCTTAGTCAAGGCTACTGCTATTGAAGCAATGATGGGTGACAATGGAATCACAACTCCCCTTCCCATTCAGCCCGGTATGGTCGACAACTGCGACCTCTTTCACTATGTCAAGAAAGATACAGGCTGCCTCCAGATTGCCACCCAGTACGGCATTACCTTTGAGCAATTCAAGGAGTGGAACCCTACTGTCGGTGACGATTGTTTGTATCTCTGGGCCGATGCCAACGTCTGTGTTCGTACAATTGGATACGTATACCCAGTCTCAGTTGCTTGCTTTGGCAGCCGAGATGTCCTACCCTGGGGTAAGAACAAGGCTGCTGCACTTACTGCTGCGCATGACTGGTGCTACACTAAAACCACTACTGGCTTATACGACCTCTATGAGACCAGGACCGGGTGCATCAACGCACCTTCAGGACAGGGCAAATTTGAGTTTGAGATATCTACCAACCACGGAAGAAAGATCGGCCTTACTAGCAGCAAGTGTGAGACGTTCATCGACCTTGGTATCAATGGATGTCCTGAGGGAGCTCAAACAAATACGGAGGGCTGGTCCATGGA GACTACCTTCAAGACTGGAAAGTGCAAGGCTTGA
- a CDS encoding hypothetical protein (TransMembrane:14 (i48-65o85-103i115-133o148-166i173-191o211-230i263-282o294-314i335-361o373-393i400-419o431-450i462-488o540-562i)~BUSCO:24253at5125), whose amino-acid sequence MASAETAPLLGAIPDIDPDTTPPSRPANPKRLSAGVARMEIVSRNITTTHRVWLFIGIFLVGYAYGLESQTRLAYQSYATSSFDLHSYLSTINVLRNVIAVAVQPSAAKIADVFGRFEVIAISTVLYTLGIAIESTAQSVEVFCTGSIIYQTGYTCIVLLLEVLIADFSSMRARVFFSYLPAIPFLINTWISGNITSAVLGSTSWRWGLGMWAITYPIASLPLLSCLYFLERRTWESEGKESEEIALLSLKTKKGRADLFHQLDIIGLVLLVTAFSLILAPLTVAGGTASHWRSWYIILPLVLGFSLMVCFITWEQRGAKHPLIPFHLLRDRGVWSALAVRSLLNLAWCTQGNYLYTILIVAFDFSIENATRILSFFSFFGVITGVVAGLVIFKIRRLKFIIVGGTLLFMAAFGVLIMYPGGASTSSKDGIIAAQILLGVAGGFFAYPTQASIQASASREHVAILTGLYLSFYNIGSAFGTCLSGAIWTQTLYKSLKRNLAFQPDEGLAKAIYNNPFSIIPDYPVGTEIRDAIINSYSSVQKLLCIAGICVCIPMIIFALALRNPRLSEQQVQTEDENHEP is encoded by the coding sequence ATGGCGTCAGCAGAAACAGCGCCTCTATTAGGGGCTATCCCAGATATAGACCCCGATACGACTCCTCCATCTCGACCAGCAAACCCAAAACGTCTATCCGCTGGCGTAGCGCGTATGGAAATTGTATCCCGGAATATTACAACGACACATCGCGTCTGGCTTTTTATCggcatcttcctcgtcgGATACGCATACGGCCTCGAGAGTCAAACGCGGCTCGCTTACCAATCTTACGCAACGTCCAGCTTCGATCTACACTCTTACTTGTCCACCATCAATGTCCTGCGCAATGTCATCGCAGTCGCAGTCCAACCCAGCGCTGCAAAAATAGCAGATGTCTTTGGACGGTTCGAAGTCATCGCTATTTCTACTGTGCTGTACACGCTGGGTATCGCGATCGAGTCAACTGCACAGAGTGTTGAGGTGTTTTGCACGGGCAGTATAATTTACCAGACCGGTTATACCTGCAttgttcttcttctagaAGTTCTCATCGCAGATTTCTCGTCCATGCGCGCAAGAGTATTCTTCAGTTATCTACCCGCAATCCCATTCTTGATCAATACATGGATCAGCGGAAACATCACCTCAGCCGTCTTGGGATCGACAAGTTGGAGATGGGGACTCGGCATGTGGGCCATCACTTATCCCATCGCTTCACTTCCTCTTCTGTCATGCCTTTACTTCCTCGAAAGGCGAACCTGGGAAtcagaaggaaaagaaagtgaAGAAATTGCACTTCTTTctctcaagaccaagaaagGAAGAGCAGACCTTTTCCATCAGCTTGATATCAttggtcttgttcttctcgtcACTGCATTCTCACTCATCCTTGCACCTTTGACCGTTGCAGGAGGAACTGCTAGTCATTGGCGCAGCTGGTACATAATTCTACCCTTGGTCCTAGGATTCTCCCTCATGGTCTGCTTCATCACCTGGGAGCAGCGAGGCGCGAAACATCCTCTTATCCCATTCCATCTCCTCCGCGACCGAGGGGTCTGGTCTGCCCTGGCTGTACGAAGTTTGCTCAACCTCGCCTGGTGCACACAAGGAAACTATTTGTACACAATTCTGATCGTAGCATTTGACTTTTCCATCGAGAACGCCACCCGCATCTtatcctttttctctttcttcggCGTCATCACTGGAGTAGTCGCTGGCCTCGTTATCTTCAAAATTCGTCGACTCAAGTTTATCATTGTTGGCGGAACACTGCTTTTCATGGCTGCTTTTGGAGTTTTGATCATGTACCCTGGGGGTGCATCGACTTCGTCAAAAGACGGAATTATTGCAGCGCAGATCCTTCTCGGTGTTGCTGGTGGTTTCTTTGCATACCCGACCCAAGCATCTATCCAGGCTTCAGCATCGCGCGAACACGTCGCTATTCTGACGGGCCTTTACTTATCATTTTACAACATTGGAAGTGCATTCGGCACATGTCTCTCGGGAGCCATATGGACACAGACTCTCTATAAATCTCTCAAGCGCAACCTTGCTTTTCAGCCTGACGAAGGGCTCGCAAAGGCCATTTATAACAACCCCTTCTCCATTATTCCCGATTACCCAGTAGGAACTGAGATTCGCGATGCTATTATCAACAGCTACAGTTCTGTTCAGAAACTACTTTGCATTGCGGGAATTTGCGTCTGCATTCCAATGATTATCTTTGCTTTAGCCTTGAGAAATCCGCGATTGTCGGAGCAGCAAGTTCAAACGGAGGATGAGAACCATGAACCTTGA